Proteins encoded together in one Caldicellulosiruptor saccharolyticus DSM 8903 window:
- a CDS encoding response regulator transcription factor — translation MCRMLIVEDEEILLERLTKTIEWHEIGIEKVIAAQNGEDALKILEKEEIDIILTDIRMPLVDGLCLAEITGKKAKPPKIILMSGFKEFEYAHKAVKLGVKDYILKPFTKEEILEAVKKVVDEIRNYRENEDTLIENCDGDVIKSVFDYLNKHYAQQITLNDVANYVHLHPVYLGRLLRKKVGKTFKEILTEVRLKKAISLLKNSSLKNYEVAEAVGFSDAQYFSQVFKKIYGITPNEWKKLNNSSEILFKF, via the coding sequence ATGTGTAGGATGCTAATTGTAGAGGATGAGGAAATATTGCTTGAAAGACTTACAAAAACAATTGAATGGCACGAAATAGGGATTGAGAAAGTAATTGCTGCCCAAAATGGAGAAGATGCTTTGAAAATTTTAGAAAAAGAAGAGATTGACATAATTTTAACTGATATTAGAATGCCTCTGGTAGATGGGCTGTGCTTAGCTGAGATAACAGGTAAAAAGGCAAAACCTCCGAAGATTATTTTGATGAGTGGTTTTAAGGAATTTGAGTATGCTCACAAGGCTGTTAAATTAGGCGTCAAGGATTACATTCTAAAGCCGTTTACGAAAGAAGAAATATTAGAAGCAGTAAAAAAGGTGGTTGATGAAATTCGAAATTATAGAGAAAATGAAGATACCCTAATTGAGAATTGTGATGGCGATGTAATAAAATCCGTTTTTGATTATTTAAATAAGCATTACGCCCAGCAGATAACCCTAAACGATGTTGCCAATTATGTACATCTGCATCCAGTGTACTTAGGAAGACTCCTAAGAAAGAAAGTTGGCAAAACGTTTAAAGAGATATTGACAGAAGTAAGGCTCAAAAAAGCAATAAGCCTTCTTAAAAATAGTAGTTTAAAAAACTATGAGGTGGCAGAAGCTGTTGGTTTTTCTGATGCACAGTATTTTAGTCAAGTATTTAAAAAGATTTACGGCATTACTCCAAATGAATGGAAAAAATTGAACAATTCCAGTGAAATCCTGTTTAAATTTTAA
- a CDS encoding carbohydrate ABC transporter permease: MEKAFGNKLTIAIFIAPALILFTLVVPLPILHSFYVSFFKWDMLSQMTYVGFENYKELFKDEIFISSIWHTLEITLLSLILQVVLGLFLALCIVNVTKGRKYYQNAFFIPNILSSSVIGILWFFVYNYDFGLINSVLKTIGLGAFQQEWLSQKYVILALSITTCWQWVGYHMILYIAAISGISQDIIEAAIVDGATGFKLITRIIIPQILPVLRVSIVLIITGSLKYFDMAWIMTEGGPDFASETIATYIYRTAFNKLQYGLGSAASTFLFVVSILITVIINKFAARREIAY, encoded by the coding sequence TTGGAAAAAGCATTTGGCAATAAACTAACAATAGCGATATTTATTGCTCCAGCACTTATTCTATTCACTCTTGTTGTTCCACTGCCAATACTTCATTCATTTTATGTAAGCTTTTTTAAATGGGATATGCTTTCTCAAATGACTTATGTTGGTTTTGAAAATTACAAGGAACTGTTTAAGGACGAAATATTTATCTCTTCGATTTGGCACACATTAGAAATTACACTATTATCCTTAATTTTACAAGTTGTACTTGGCCTGTTTTTAGCGTTATGTATTGTGAATGTAACAAAAGGAAGAAAATATTACCAGAATGCATTTTTCATACCAAATATACTTTCAAGCTCTGTGATAGGTATACTGTGGTTTTTTGTATACAACTATGACTTTGGACTTATAAACTCTGTGTTAAAAACTATTGGTTTGGGAGCCTTTCAGCAAGAGTGGCTTTCACAAAAATATGTTATTTTAGCTCTGTCAATAACAACATGTTGGCAGTGGGTTGGGTATCACATGATTTTGTACATAGCTGCGATATCAGGAATATCACAAGACATTATTGAAGCAGCTATAGTAGATGGTGCAACCGGTTTTAAGCTTATAACTAGAATAATAATTCCACAGATTTTGCCTGTTTTGAGAGTCTCAATAGTTCTGATAATAACAGGGTCTTTGAAATATTTTGACATGGCATGGATAATGACAGAAGGCGGCCCAGACTTTGCGTCAGAGACGATTGCTACATACATATATAGAACAGCATTTAACAAACTTCAATATGGGCTTGGAAGTGCAGCGTCAACATTCTTATTTGTTGTGAGCATTTTAATAACTGTCATTATTAACAAGTTTGCTGCAAGAAGAGAAATAGCTTATTAA
- a CDS encoding helix-turn-helix domain-containing protein → MSLAKVIGNNIHALMKKQNVKIKQLADLIGVTRQTMTKYLEGEVIIDSEKLFKIAEFFGKPLDYFLENKHEEMAFLFRAHVLNKESISTVQYKVCDLINRVYEIYELAGEKISYLPQQYNLKIDSKEKQISKEIKLQIEQIALEERKWLNIGESRGEEIIECFENKGIRIIFEKFDMPDMFGVSALHDQKGCFIVINDDENIPEERKIFSIVHEYAHILFDRNQYRQVILQSTRRNIYEKIADKFAGYFLIPRKSLAKYSVLLKSQLSWNDLIYIKKDLRVSLKALLHVLNDYEYISDKEYQKWLKYLNMKGYSKKEPDPMPYFKKNTAHEKIVRMLFMKEQIGINKVAELLGISVEEARENAKKWMMDERED, encoded by the coding sequence ATGTCATTAGCAAAGGTAATTGGGAATAACATCCACGCTTTAATGAAAAAACAGAATGTAAAGATAAAGCAACTTGCAGATTTAATTGGAGTTACCAGGCAGACTATGACTAAATACCTTGAAGGTGAAGTGATTATTGATAGCGAGAAGCTTTTCAAAATAGCTGAATTTTTTGGAAAGCCGTTAGATTATTTTCTTGAAAACAAACATGAAGAAATGGCTTTTTTATTCAGGGCTCATGTTTTAAATAAAGAATCTATCTCAACCGTTCAGTACAAAGTCTGTGATTTGATAAACAGGGTCTATGAGATTTATGAACTTGCTGGTGAAAAGATTTCCTATCTTCCACAACAGTATAATCTCAAAATAGATTCTAAGGAAAAGCAAATATCAAAGGAGATAAAACTTCAAATAGAACAGATAGCACTAGAAGAAAGAAAATGGTTAAACATTGGTGAAAGCAGAGGAGAGGAAATCATTGAATGTTTTGAAAATAAGGGAATAAGAATAATTTTTGAAAAATTTGATATGCCAGACATGTTTGGAGTGTCTGCTTTGCATGACCAAAAGGGTTGTTTTATAGTTATTAACGATGATGAGAACATTCCAGAAGAGAGAAAGATATTTAGTATTGTTCATGAGTATGCTCACATTTTATTTGACAGAAACCAATACAGACAAGTTATTCTACAGTCTACTCGCAGGAATATTTACGAAAAAATTGCTGACAAATTTGCAGGATATTTTTTGATTCCGCGGAAAAGTCTTGCTAAGTATTCTGTCTTACTCAAAAGTCAGTTATCATGGAATGATCTCATATACATCAAAAAAGATTTGCGAGTAAGTTTAAAAGCCCTTTTGCATGTTTTAAACGACTATGAATATATCAGTGATAAAGAATATCAAAAATGGCTGAAATACTTGAACATGAAAGGTTACTCTAAAAAAGAACCTGATCCAATGCCTTACTTCAAAAAAAATACTGCACATGAGAAGATAGTAAGAATGCTTTTTATGAAGGAACAAATAGGAATTAACAAGGTGGCAGAACTTCTTGGGATTAGTGTTGAAGAAGCAAGAGAGAACGCAAAGAAGTGGATGATGGATGAGAGAGAAGATTAA
- a CDS encoding beta-N-acetylhexosaminidase: MFKIVPKPKKLDFTGRWFDFDGFENFPDFISREFSIPKGSWRIEIVERPGTGISIEDKKVNVWGNVNVAYATLVQLLIQRKDALPQVTVEEEFRFSFRGFHLDIARGGVPSVSTFKNILRWLFLLKINYFAIYFEDLFPWEKHPKIGAGRGRLTKEELKEIIEYGKNLGIEVFPSLELTGHMENILSIPEYSKYSEWYLPREGCLDLSSEEAKRFAYELLEEVLEFFPSKYVHIGGDETWALGRGKSLEKNWIFEGPKLYEEHHKNMIDMVEKYRKIPIMWADMLTGMFLRPDERKVWENLLQSDIWQRTILANWDYAAMPKEHFINRIESLGKNYQSNQIVCPGFSNWNRFYPDFEAAIENIKNFIDAAKEKGIQGFLVTSWGDDGQECLFSFLYPLLVATIEFAEGGGDWEKSYIVLSGDSEKLVDVRKFFGMSKIANNIKGLLYGNKEVLKMGTSEEQGLKRCFEEALQKAIDANLPEDLAFIRQAIRVAIKRLENTVTASDLIELGSYYCRLWRKERKKEGLDRIVERFWAAAGKVSLELEES; this comes from the coding sequence ATGTTTAAAATTGTTCCAAAGCCTAAAAAACTTGATTTCACAGGGAGATGGTTTGACTTTGATGGTTTTGAAAACTTTCCAGATTTCATTTCAAGGGAGTTTTCAATACCAAAAGGCTCATGGAGGATAGAGATTGTCGAAAGACCTGGAACAGGTATTTCAATAGAGGACAAAAAAGTAAATGTCTGGGGAAATGTTAATGTTGCTTATGCCACCTTAGTTCAGCTCTTAATTCAAAGAAAAGATGCACTGCCGCAAGTCACAGTAGAAGAGGAATTTAGATTTTCTTTTAGAGGCTTTCATCTTGATATTGCAAGGGGTGGAGTGCCCAGTGTATCAACTTTTAAAAACATATTGAGATGGCTATTTTTGCTTAAAATTAACTACTTTGCAATATACTTTGAAGATCTTTTTCCATGGGAAAAACATCCTAAGATAGGGGCAGGTAGAGGAAGATTAACAAAAGAGGAGTTAAAAGAAATTATAGAGTACGGCAAAAATCTTGGAATAGAAGTATTTCCATCTTTAGAGTTAACAGGTCATATGGAGAATATTTTATCAATTCCAGAGTACTCCAAATACAGTGAATGGTATTTGCCAAGAGAAGGATGCCTTGATTTGTCGAGTGAAGAAGCAAAGAGATTTGCTTATGAACTTTTAGAAGAAGTATTAGAGTTTTTCCCATCTAAGTACGTTCACATTGGCGGGGATGAGACATGGGCACTTGGAAGGGGAAAAAGTTTGGAAAAGAATTGGATATTTGAAGGGCCAAAGTTATATGAAGAACATCACAAAAACATGATAGATATGGTAGAAAAATACAGAAAGATTCCTATCATGTGGGCAGATATGCTAACAGGTATGTTTTTAAGGCCTGATGAAAGGAAGGTATGGGAGAACCTTTTGCAAAGCGATATATGGCAAAGAACAATTTTAGCCAACTGGGACTATGCAGCAATGCCCAAGGAGCATTTTATAAACAGGATTGAAAGTCTTGGAAAGAATTATCAATCAAATCAGATAGTGTGTCCGGGTTTTTCTAATTGGAACAGGTTTTATCCTGACTTTGAAGCAGCAATTGAGAACATAAAAAACTTTATTGATGCAGCAAAGGAAAAAGGCATTCAAGGCTTTTTGGTGACATCCTGGGGTGATGATGGTCAGGAGTGTTTGTTTAGTTTTTTATATCCGCTTCTTGTTGCTACAATTGAGTTTGCTGAAGGTGGTGGGGATTGGGAAAAGAGTTATATTGTTCTTTCTGGTGATAGCGAAAAGCTGGTTGATGTAAGAAAATTTTTTGGTATGTCGAAAATTGCAAATAATATAAAAGGTCTGTTGTATGGGAACAAAGAGGTCTTAAAAATGGGGACTTCTGAGGAACAAGGGTTAAAAAGATGTTTTGAAGAAGCTTTGCAAAAGGCTATTGATGCAAATCTTCCTGAAGATTTAGCATTTATCCGACAGGCTATAAGGGTAGCGATAAAAAGGCTTGAGAATACAGTGACAGCAAGTGATTTAATTGAGCTTGGAAGTTATTACTGCAGGCTGTGGCGTAAAGAGAGGAAAAAGGAAGGGCTTGATAGGATTGTTGAAAGGTTTTGGGCAGCAGCTGGTAAAGTTAGCCTAGAACTGGAAGAAAGTTAA
- a CDS encoding GNAT family N-acetyltransferase: protein MEFRTLKEPELEKWFYHCASIFGDNQNLEYWLDYFKRHYFNDPLKHLGGIFVAVDDSIIASTVRLFYRRVYFHGKEITVGGIGEVSTKPEYRGMNLASKLLCMAIDTMKEKKLYISILFASLHNFYGKFGYKVLPREFCLVDRDTFQKYYEFETTQTGEVKKINLSDNNVEIIDEIYKLYSANFNGPVVRNREYWLGWVKFEPKKSLGYFIEGRLAAYLFYRKNGKEIIILEYGCSDLSNKEIPLMEFINFIINNEDAEAIKYPKAIGLELTGCTEFEDNSLMVNLITPFKLEGLLVDSTERLISILTREPNKFLFWSTDNF, encoded by the coding sequence ATGGAATTTAGAACCTTAAAAGAACCAGAACTTGAAAAATGGTTTTACCATTGTGCGAGCATTTTTGGAGATAACCAAAATTTAGAATACTGGCTTGATTATTTCAAAAGACATTATTTCAATGACCCTCTCAAGCATCTTGGCGGCATTTTTGTGGCGGTAGACGATAGTATTATAGCAAGCACAGTAAGATTATTTTACAGAAGGGTATATTTTCATGGTAAAGAAATAACTGTTGGTGGAATAGGAGAGGTAAGTACAAAACCTGAGTACAGAGGAATGAATCTTGCATCAAAGCTTCTTTGCATGGCAATAGATACAATGAAAGAGAAAAAGCTTTATATTTCTATACTTTTTGCATCGCTTCACAATTTTTATGGCAAGTTTGGCTATAAAGTACTGCCGCGCGAATTTTGTTTGGTTGACAGAGATACCTTTCAAAAATATTATGAATTTGAGACTACTCAAACAGGGGAAGTAAAAAAAATAAATTTGTCAGACAATAATGTCGAAATTATAGATGAAATCTACAAGCTATACTCAGCTAATTTTAATGGCCCTGTTGTTAGAAACAGGGAATATTGGCTTGGCTGGGTTAAGTTTGAACCTAAAAAAAGTTTAGGATATTTTATTGAGGGGAGATTGGCTGCATATTTGTTTTATAGAAAAAATGGCAAAGAAATAATTATACTGGAATATGGCTGCTCTGACTTATCAAACAAAGAGATACCTTTGATGGAGTTTATAAATTTTATTATAAACAATGAAGATGCAGAAGCAATTAAATATCCAAAGGCAATTGGTCTTGAGCTTACTGGGTGTACTGAGTTTGAAGACAATAGTTTGATGGTAAATCTTATTACTCCTTTCAAGCTGGAAGGCTTACTTGTTGATTCAACTGAAAGACTGATAAGTATCCTGACAAGAGAGCCAAATAAATTTCTCTTTTGGAGTACAGATAATTTTTGA
- a CDS encoding sensor histidine kinase: MVKNVVKKWNDIKLKSKLLIAFLLLMIVPIMIIFTLTYINLKSSTLEKFLHYNNVLFENAIVESENTLREVEDLKYDFILDDKFMADLSKVSARYLENNKDLEDSFFYTYTLNKMNEFISTKSIVQSVQIINKSSEIYFFSKLQGDVPYTTEDQIRKDFFKEIIKMEGKYVNGKYDKFRNVYVVGCELFTKDKIQPVGELLVSFDLSFVRQIIDKYRLNEGGFYIFDNTTNEFIFKSTDKYTNVAKNIIYGNNYIKASKFMELKQTGELLNWTYIYVVPETILMNNFAYTRRLLVLIFIILTIFACGFALFVSESITSPIQRLIAQMKKVKDGSLKVEKVIERKDEIGELINNFYQMINRINELVIKVYEEEIARKNAEINLLYMQLNPHFLYNTLDTINALAELNRNKDISLLAVSLAKFLRMNMSLNKSLVTVEQEIEHVKYYLTIMKIRFNDKLDYKIEVDEELNKILVPKHLILPFVENSIVHGFENKKENARIVIKVEEHNERIRIEIIDNGKGIQPQKLEDIKRHLQKESIGIHNVLKRLEIFYKENYYFDISSKFGYWTKVTVEIPFKLLWEEKANV; this comes from the coding sequence ATGGTTAAAAATGTAGTAAAAAAGTGGAATGATATAAAACTTAAAAGTAAGCTTTTGATAGCGTTTTTGTTATTAATGATAGTTCCCATAATGATTATATTTACTTTAACATACATCAACCTCAAAAGCTCAACCTTAGAAAAATTTTTACATTACAACAATGTTCTTTTTGAGAATGCTATTGTGGAGTCTGAAAATACGCTCAGAGAGGTAGAGGATTTAAAGTATGACTTTATTTTAGATGATAAGTTTATGGCTGATTTGAGCAAGGTATCTGCAAGATATTTAGAGAATAACAAAGATCTTGAAGATTCGTTTTTCTATACATACACGCTTAACAAAATGAATGAGTTCATTTCTACAAAGTCAATTGTCCAATCTGTTCAGATAATAAACAAGAGCAGTGAAATATACTTCTTTTCAAAGCTTCAAGGTGATGTTCCATACACAACTGAAGATCAAATAAGAAAAGACTTTTTTAAAGAAATAATCAAAATGGAAGGCAAATATGTAAATGGCAAGTATGATAAGTTTAGAAATGTATATGTTGTTGGTTGTGAGCTTTTTACAAAAGACAAAATACAACCAGTTGGTGAGTTGCTTGTAAGTTTTGACTTGAGCTTTGTTAGACAGATAATTGATAAATATCGTCTCAACGAAGGCGGCTTTTACATTTTTGATAATACAACAAATGAGTTCATTTTTAAAAGCACTGATAAATATACAAACGTTGCAAAGAATATTATTTACGGCAATAACTACATAAAAGCTTCTAAGTTTATGGAATTAAAGCAAACAGGTGAACTTTTGAATTGGACTTATATTTACGTAGTGCCTGAAACCATCTTAATGAACAATTTTGCTTATACAAGGCGCTTATTAGTGCTAATATTTATAATTCTTACTATTTTTGCCTGTGGATTTGCACTTTTTGTTTCTGAAAGTATTACATCGCCTATTCAAAGACTTATTGCTCAAATGAAAAAGGTCAAAGACGGTAGTTTGAAAGTTGAAAAAGTTATTGAACGAAAAGACGAGATTGGAGAGCTTATTAACAATTTCTATCAAATGATAAACAGAATTAATGAGCTTGTTATAAAGGTATATGAAGAAGAAATTGCTCGCAAAAATGCAGAAATCAATTTACTTTACATGCAGCTCAATCCTCATTTTCTGTACAACACATTAGATACTATTAATGCACTGGCAGAACTCAATAGAAACAAGGACATATCTCTGCTGGCAGTCTCATTAGCAAAGTTTCTACGAATGAATATGTCTCTCAATAAATCCTTAGTCACGGTTGAGCAAGAGATAGAGCATGTTAAATACTATTTGACAATAATGAAGATTAGATTTAATGACAAATTGGATTACAAAATAGAAGTGGATGAAGAATTGAATAAGATATTGGTACCAAAGCACTTGATATTGCCATTTGTTGAAAATTCTATTGTGCATGGTTTTGAAAACAAAAAAGAAAATGCAAGGATTGTAATAAAGGTAGAAGAACATAACGAAAGAATAAGGATTGAGATAATAGACAATGGTAAGGGTATACAGCCTCAGAAATTAGAAGATATAAAAAGACATTTACAAAAAGAAAGTATAGGGATACATAATGTTTTAAAAAGACTTGAGATATTTTACAAAGAAAATTACTACTTTGACATTTCAAGTAAATTTGGCTATTGGACAAAGGTAACAGTAGAGATTCCTTTTAAGTTATTATGGGAGGAGAAGGCAAATGTGTAG
- a CDS encoding helix-turn-helix transcriptional regulator, which yields MSILFKRELKINFVDYLHKIRIQKAQELLKNQNLKTYQVANMVGFSDEKYFSQVFKKYTGLTPSQFRESLL from the coding sequence TTGAGCATTCTATTTAAAAGGGAACTGAAAATTAATTTTGTTGATTACCTGCATAAAATCAGAATTCAAAAAGCCCAAGAACTTTTGAAAAATCAAAATTTAAAGACATATCAGGTTGCAAATATGGTTGGCTTTTCTGATGAGAAGTATTTTTCTCAAGTTTTCAAAAAGTATACCGGACTTACACCAAGTCAGTTCAGGGAGAGCCTGCTTTGA
- the nagA gene encoding N-acetylglucosamine-6-phosphate deacetylase yields the protein MRKKFLVKKIFNGHSFIKDNVLVVEDGKILGTQKGIDTGKDEIIDRRDFILSPGFVDKHTHGIGGVDFFDTTENDLKTIQNYYFKHGVTTILPTIVSAPFENIYRLAKTIKEAKKDPNFKLNIPGIFSEGPFINPAKKGAHDERFLQRPTAEKLEELISNCEEKILDIALAPELLENPVEFFSKAAKKGINISLGHTNSSFDEAAQAHMLGAKNIIHLFNAMPQLHHRQNSITTYALLSDIKVEIICDLIHLSPEIVKLTYKLKGAENIILISDSIAATDLCDGEYSLGSLRVKVENGICRLTDGTIAGSTLTIDKAIKNLVKIGIKLEDALMAATYNPSKLFSLKCGAIKEGFSADFILMDENLNVKEVYAKGELVYKA from the coding sequence ATGAGAAAAAAGTTTTTGGTCAAAAAGATTTTCAATGGGCATTCTTTTATCAAAGACAATGTTTTGGTTGTAGAAGATGGCAAAATTTTGGGAACGCAAAAAGGAATTGATACTGGAAAAGATGAGATTATAGACAGAAGAGATTTTATATTATCACCTGGATTTGTTGACAAACACACACATGGTATTGGTGGAGTTGATTTTTTTGATACTACAGAGAATGATTTAAAAACTATCCAAAACTACTATTTTAAACATGGTGTTACAACTATTCTGCCAACAATTGTATCGGCTCCGTTTGAAAACATATATAGACTTGCAAAAACTATCAAAGAGGCAAAGAAAGACCCAAATTTTAAGCTAAACATCCCCGGAATATTCTCAGAAGGGCCATTTATAAACCCTGCAAAGAAAGGTGCACATGATGAGAGATTTTTACAAAGGCCAACAGCTGAGAAGTTAGAAGAATTGATTTCTAACTGTGAAGAAAAAATTCTTGACATTGCGCTTGCACCAGAGCTGCTTGAAAATCCTGTTGAGTTTTTTTCAAAAGCAGCGAAGAAAGGTATTAACATTTCGCTTGGTCACACAAATAGCAGTTTTGATGAGGCAGCGCAAGCACACATGCTTGGTGCAAAAAATATTATTCACCTTTTCAACGCAATGCCACAGCTACATCACAGACAAAATTCTATTACAACTTATGCGCTTTTGAGCGATATAAAAGTGGAGATAATTTGCGACCTTATTCACCTGTCACCTGAGATTGTTAAACTTACATACAAACTAAAAGGTGCAGAGAACATTATACTAATCAGTGATTCTATTGCTGCAACAGACCTTTGTGATGGTGAATACAGTTTAGGAAGCCTAAGAGTAAAAGTTGAAAATGGAATTTGTAGATTAACTGATGGCACCATTGCTGGCAGCACATTGACAATTGATAAGGCAATAAAGAACTTGGTAAAAATCGGAATTAAATTAGAAGATGCTCTCATGGCAGCAACTTACAATCCATCAAAACTTTTTTCACTTAAGTGCGGTGCGATAAAAGAAGGATTTTCGGCAGATTTTATATTGATGGATGAGAATTTAAATGTAAAAGAGGTATATGCTAAGGGAGAGCTTGTGTATAAAGCATGA
- a CDS encoding extracellular solute-binding protein encodes MKRFSQIGIVFLLVAFTLSIIVSNVGISNKKVQAANNELTFWSWVSDSDTIKQVYEQAIKEFNSKNPYGVKIKAVYTPGEQYKTKLQTAMAANNPPDILNMWAAGKMKPYVDANRLYPISDIMAKDAEWKNRYVNGVFDLTTFNGKIYEIPQIRVATVVYYNKQIFQKYKLNPPKTWSELVNIIKTLTKNKIIPFALDARDPWILAMYAEYIANRIDPNAYRKVQKDPNAWTDKAFIETGKKIQELVKLNAFPKGATSLDYVAARNLFDQGKAAMYVMGSWDVGYLSTQSPVKNYVGAFKWPAVEGGKGSVNNFLAGIEQVIAVSSNCKNKQAAATWLKLLSEQRYAKDLIAEKAGYIPSVKVNPDPKKVTKLYLDVLNLLKDQNTKDSFTYYDVMFGPIIGDGFNNTIQSIYLGKDPQEAFKKLAEIAKKEMKK; translated from the coding sequence ATGAAAAGATTTTCCCAAATAGGTATTGTGTTTTTACTTGTAGCTTTCACATTAAGCATTATAGTTTCAAATGTTGGTATAAGTAACAAGAAGGTACAAGCAGCAAATAATGAACTTACATTTTGGAGCTGGGTGTCTGATTCAGATACTATAAAACAGGTTTACGAGCAAGCAATCAAAGAATTTAACTCTAAAAATCCATATGGAGTAAAGATTAAAGCAGTTTATACACCAGGTGAACAATACAAAACAAAACTTCAAACAGCTATGGCAGCAAACAATCCACCAGATATCTTGAACATGTGGGCTGCAGGCAAGATGAAACCTTATGTTGATGCAAACAGGCTCTATCCTATTTCTGACATAATGGCAAAAGATGCAGAATGGAAGAATAGGTATGTTAATGGTGTCTTTGACCTTACAACGTTTAATGGAAAAATCTATGAAATTCCTCAAATCAGGGTTGCAACAGTTGTTTATTATAACAAACAAATATTCCAGAAATACAAATTAAATCCACCAAAGACTTGGTCTGAGCTTGTTAACATAATAAAGACGCTTACAAAGAACAAGATTATTCCATTTGCATTAGATGCAAGAGACCCCTGGATTTTGGCTATGTATGCCGAGTATATAGCAAACAGAATTGACCCTAATGCATATAGAAAAGTTCAGAAAGACCCTAATGCGTGGACAGATAAGGCATTTATTGAAACAGGTAAGAAGATACAAGAGCTTGTAAAACTAAATGCATTTCCAAAGGGTGCAACAAGCTTAGATTACGTTGCTGCGCGTAACTTATTTGACCAGGGAAAAGCTGCAATGTATGTGATGGGAAGTTGGGATGTTGGGTATTTATCAACACAGTCACCTGTGAAAAATTATGTTGGTGCATTTAAATGGCCTGCTGTAGAGGGTGGAAAAGGAAGTGTAAATAACTTCCTTGCAGGAATTGAACAGGTTATAGCAGTAAGTTCAAATTGCAAGAATAAACAGGCAGCAGCTACATGGCTCAAGCTTCTTTCAGAACAAAGGTATGCAAAAGACTTGATTGCAGAAAAAGCAGGTTACATTCCTTCAGTAAAGGTCAATCCAGATCCAAAGAAAGTTACGAAATTATATCTTGATGTTTTGAATCTCTTAAAGGACCAAAACACAAAAGACTCATTCACATACTATGATGTTATGTTTGGGCCAATTATTGGTGATGGTTTCAACAACACTATTCAGTCAATTTACCTTGGGAAAGACCCACAAGAAGCATTCAAAAAGCTTGCAGAGATTGCTAAAAAAGAGATGAAAAAATAA
- a CDS encoding carbohydrate ABC transporter permease, with amino-acid sequence MSTLTKVIILLFLTLYSIITLFPLIWLFYNSLKTNNDFLANPFGLPSLSKLQLKNYYDAWVTMGIQQFTINSLIISSVSVIFSILFSSMAAYAIERMIWRSSQKVLNYFLAGIMVPIQIILIPLFINFKKLNLLDSRIGLLIPTVAFALPTSIYILTGFYKTIPRELEEAALIDGCSVYKIFYKIILPLTTPAFVTIAVFNFLGAWNDLLIPLVLIQTPELMTLPVGLLNFRGMYGAELTKMFTAVVISAIPSIIIYFVLQDKLLKGMIAGAMKG; translated from the coding sequence ATGTCAACATTGACGAAGGTGATTATTCTTCTGTTTTTAACGCTGTATTCTATCATAACTTTGTTTCCATTAATATGGCTCTTTTACAATTCACTTAAGACAAACAATGACTTTTTAGCAAATCCTTTTGGTTTGCCGTCTTTATCAAAGCTTCAGCTAAAAAATTATTATGATGCATGGGTAACTATGGGTATCCAGCAGTTTACAATAAATAGTTTGATAATCTCAAGTGTGAGTGTTATCTTTTCTATCTTATTTAGTTCAATGGCAGCATATGCAATTGAAAGAATGATATGGCGTTCAAGTCAAAAGGTCTTGAATTACTTTTTGGCAGGTATAATGGTTCCAATACAAATAATATTGATTCCACTTTTTATCAACTTTAAAAAGTTAAATCTCTTGGATTCTCGAATTGGACTATTAATTCCAACAGTTGCATTTGCCCTGCCAACATCTATATACATTCTAACTGGATTTTACAAGACCATTCCACGGGAGTTAGAAGAGGCGGCTTTGATTGATGGCTGCTCGGTTTACAAGATATTCTATAAAATAATTCTTCCATTAACAACACCAGCTTTTGTAACAATTGCAGTATTTAATTTCCTCGGTGCATGGAATGATCTTTTGATACCCTTGGTTTTGATACAGACACCAGAACTTATGACACTACCTGTTGGGCTTTTGAACTTTAGGGGGATGTATGGTGCAGAGCTTACCAAAATGTTTACGGCAGTTGTTATATCAGCAATACCAAGCATAATAATTTACTTTGTTTTGCAAGATAAGCTTCTAAAAGGAATGATAGCTGGGGCTATGAAGGGGTAA